The following are from one region of the Peromyscus leucopus breed LL Stock chromosome 18, UCI_PerLeu_2.1, whole genome shotgun sequence genome:
- the LOC114683529 gene encoding eukaryotic translation initiation factor 5-like: MSVNVNRSVSDQFYRYKMPRLIAKVEGKGNGIKTVIVNMVDVAKALNRPPTYPTKYFGCELGAQTQFDVKNDRYIVNGSHEANKLQDMLDGFIKKFVLCPECENPETDLHVNPKKQTIGNSCKACGYRGMLDTHHKLCTFILKNPPENSDSGTGKKEKEKKNRKGKDKENGSVSSSETPPPPPPNEISPPPHAVQEEEEDDDWGEDTTEEAQRRRMDEISDHAKVLTLSDDLERTIEERVNILFDFVKKKKEEGIIDSSDKEIVAEAERLDVKAMGPLVLTEVLFNEKIREQIKKYRRHFLRFCHNNKKAQRYLLHGLECVVAMHQAQLISKIPHILKEMYDADLLEEEVIISWSEKASKKYVSKELAKEIRVKAEPFIKWLKEAEEESSGGEEEDEDENIEVVYSKTASVPKVETVKSDNKDDDIDIDAI; this comes from the coding sequence ATGTCTGTCAACGTCAACCGCAGCGTGTCAGACCAGTTCTATCGCTACAAGATGCCCCGTTTGATTGCCAAGGTTGAGGGCAAAGGAAATGGAATCAAGACAGTTATAGTCAACATGGTTGACGTTGCAAAGGCGCTTAATCGGCCTCCAACGTATCCCACCaaatattttggttgtgagctggGAGCACAGACCCAGTTTGATGTTAAGAATGACCGTTACATTGTCAATGGATCTCATGAGGCGAATAAGCTGCAAGACATGTTGGATGGATTCATTAAAAAATTTGTTCTTTGTCCTGAGTGTGAGAATCCTGAAACAGATCTGCATGTCAATCCAAAGAAGCAAACAATAGGTAATTCTTGTAAAGCCTGTGGGTACCGAGGCATGCTTGACACACATCATAAACTCTGTACATTCATTCTCAAAAACCCACCTGAGAATAGTGACAGTggtacaggaaagaaagaaaaggaaaagaaaaatagaaagggcAAGGACAAGGAAAATGGCTCCGTATCCAGCAGTGagacaccaccacctccaccaccaaatGAAATTAGTCCTCCTCCACATGCTgtgcaggaagaagaggaggatgatgATTGGGGGGAGGATACAACTGAGGAAGCTCAGAGGCGCAGAATGGATGAAATCAGTGACCATGCAAAAGTTCTGACACTCAGCGATGATTTGGAAAGAACTATAGAAGAGCGTGTTAACATCctgtttgattttgttaagaaaaagaaagaagagggcatTATTGATTCATCTGATAAAGAAATTgttgctgaggcagaaagactggaTGTAAAAGCTATGGGTCCTCTTGTTTTGACTGAAGTTCTCTTTAACGAGAAGATAAGAGAGCAGATCAAGAAATACAGGCGCCATTTCTTAAGATTTTGTCATAACAACAAAAAGGCTCAGCGATACCTCCTTCATGGTTTGGAATGTGTGGTAGCAATGCATCAAGCTCAGCTGATCTCCAAGATTCCACATATCTTGAAGGAGATGTATGATGCAGACCTTTTAGAAGAGGAGGTCATCATCAGCTGGTCGGAAAAGGCCTCTAAGAAATATGTCTCAAAAGAACTTGCCAAAGAGATTCGTGTCAAAGCAGAACCATTTATTAAATGgttgaaggaagcagaggaagaatcTTCTGGTggtgaagaagaagatgaagatgaaaataTTGAGGTGGTATATTCGAAGACTGCCAGTGTACCAAAAGTTGAAACTGTGAAGTCTGACAACAAGGATGATGACATTGATATTGATGCCATTTAA